From Sulfuracidifex tepidarius, one genomic window encodes:
- a CDS encoding DUF1286 domain-containing protein has product MMQRRCIYISLPYLMLAGVLSVAGNLIIDELGHREVRTRRWIIPTTTPQTHTFPRSVVWGMFFYTFLRSRFSPR; this is encoded by the coding sequence ATGATGCAAAGAAGATGTATATATATATCACTTCCCTACCTTATGTTGGCAGGTGTCCTCTCCGTAGCGGGGAACCTCATCATCGATGAGCTTGGTCACAGGGAAGTACGCACTAGACGATGGATCATACCCACCACGACGCCACAGACCCACACTTTCCCGAGGTCAGTGGTGTGGGGAATGTTCTTCTATACCTTTCTTCGCTCTCGGTTCTCTCCTCGGTGA
- a CDS encoding ATP-binding cassette domain-containing protein: MKVQADSLVKVFDREVLNVTFQVEGKRIALLGPNGSGKTTFLSILSSILKPTKGELKVNGVVPYREREKAVKMISFQFEKPRFLFNMKVKDLVSFLEKEYGCDTSLIPREIYPLYLSGLSSGQTQLVQAVSVMCSESEVKVFDEPFSHLDVNVESKLRKAMLSLDSDTIVTTHVPEEAEWMGDVIVVLQDGRLKWYGTVEELYRGDIYEVYYRGKLRLDALCDFGNVALVKGDEDLLSSLVKKGEIVGFKRAGVRKLYTCS; this comes from the coding sequence ATGAAGGTACAAGCAGACTCGCTGGTTAAGGTCTTCGACAGGGAGGTCCTCAACGTGACCTTTCAGGTGGAAGGTAAGAGGATAGCCCTCCTGGGACCTAACGGCTCGGGCAAGACCACTTTCCTCTCAATTCTCTCCTCCATCCTGAAGCCCACGAAGGGAGAGCTCAAGGTCAATGGAGTAGTCCCTTACAGGGAGAGGGAGAAGGCGGTGAAAATGATAAGCTTCCAGTTCGAGAAGCCACGCTTCTTGTTCAACATGAAGGTGAAGGACCTGGTCTCCTTCCTGGAGAAGGAGTACGGCTGCGATACCTCCCTTATTCCCAGGGAGATTTACCCCCTCTATCTGTCTGGTCTCTCCAGCGGTCAGACACAGTTGGTCCAAGCGGTTTCCGTGATGTGCTCCGAGTCCGAGGTAAAGGTCTTCGACGAACCCTTCTCTCATCTGGACGTCAACGTGGAGAGCAAGCTCAGGAAGGCCATGCTCTCTCTCGACTCGGACACGATCGTCACCACCCACGTCCCAGAGGAGGCGGAGTGGATGGGAGACGTGATAGTGGTACTCCAGGACGGAAGGCTGAAGTGGTACGGGACCGTGGAGGAACTCTACAGGGGAGACATATACGAGGTCTATTATAGGGGAAAGCTGAGGTTGGACGCGTTGTGCGACTTCGGAAACGTCGCCCTTGTCAAGGGAGACGAGGACTTACTCTCGTCACTGGTGAAGAAGGGTGAGATAGTTGGGTTCAAGAGAGCGGGAGTCAGGAAGCTATACACGTGCAGTTAA
- a CDS encoding carbonic anhydrase, which produces MKVVLSCMDYRLTEEVMKKMGEGVMVIRNAGANVNAVKETLRKLSPEEVIFMPHTDCAAMKLVKGVLTGEKTVDKEVEEKLVSQFKGKDVNDLDKVNAMLGEKLLKEILPNAKVTTELIDVGKIKWPERKAVYYLLKSSSKYENDMIGGYMLQAPSKEDLNADVKIADSLGLKLQKSEF; this is translated from the coding sequence ATGAAAGTAGTTTTATCCTGTATGGACTACAGGCTAACGGAAGAAGTAATGAAGAAAATGGGAGAAGGAGTGATGGTAATAAGGAACGCCGGAGCCAACGTTAACGCAGTGAAGGAGACGCTGAGGAAGCTGTCTCCAGAAGAGGTGATCTTCATGCCACACACTGACTGCGCTGCCATGAAGCTGGTGAAAGGCGTCCTCACTGGGGAGAAGACCGTGGACAAGGAGGTGGAGGAGAAGTTAGTATCTCAGTTCAAGGGTAAAGACGTGAACGATCTAGACAAGGTTAATGCAATGTTGGGAGAGAAGCTACTGAAGGAAATACTACCTAACGCAAAGGTGACAACTGAGTTGATCGATGTAGGGAAGATAAAGTGGCCCGAAAGGAAGGCAGTCTACTATCTGCTCAAGAGCTCCTCAAAGTACGAAAACGATATGATAGGAGGTTACATGCTCCAAGCCCCTTCAAAGGAAGACCTCAACGCCGACGTTAAGATAGCGGACTCCCTCGGCTTGAAGCTACAGAAGTCAGAGTTCTGA
- a CDS encoding MFS transporter, with translation MDFDNLSGKFRSFFLSSGGFFLDGYDLSVISFALFFLGKEMSLNPYQEGLVSSASLMGMGIGAVLFGALSDKLGRKRLMGVDLFFFSVFAVLSALSNNFLQLFASRFLLGVGIGGDYPISSTVVSEFSPTRSRGRYLTGSVSMYWLGTLFSAFMNLVFIHTGDYFWRYSFAVGGLIAVPIIAGRIKLAESPRWLISKGMVKDSVTQGEENKGVTWRDLLRGKIGVTLVSLSAIWFLFDVASYGIGLYYPSLLREFAFPSEYETLYGTMLISLGALAGYLVAESVVDSLGRRFTLIVGLLSMSVLLLMGGVTSVTGASLVPYFMFFVAMEQWAGAVTLFYPTEVFPTSVRSTAQGITTAFSRVGAVLGVFLFPSMVKGLELSHSLMLFGLTSALALVISVIVVKETKSKRLEDIALSQKS, from the coding sequence GTGGACTTCGATAACTTATCGGGGAAATTCAGGTCTTTCTTCCTCTCCTCGGGAGGGTTTTTCCTGGATGGTTACGATCTGTCGGTTATATCCTTCGCCCTGTTCTTCCTGGGCAAGGAGATGTCGTTGAACCCTTACCAAGAAGGTCTGGTGTCTTCAGCGTCGTTGATGGGGATGGGGATAGGTGCTGTCCTTTTCGGTGCTCTCTCCGACAAGCTCGGGAGGAAGAGGCTCATGGGTGTAGATCTGTTCTTCTTCTCGGTCTTCGCTGTCCTATCAGCGCTCTCCAACAACTTCCTCCAGCTTTTCGCTTCACGTTTCCTCTTGGGAGTGGGAATCGGCGGGGACTATCCTATAAGCAGTACTGTAGTGTCGGAGTTTTCTCCCACCAGATCCAGGGGGAGGTACCTCACAGGGTCGGTTTCCATGTATTGGCTCGGGACATTGTTCTCGGCTTTCATGAACTTAGTGTTCATCCACACTGGAGACTACTTCTGGAGGTACTCCTTCGCAGTGGGAGGCCTGATTGCTGTACCTATAATCGCTGGAAGGATAAAGCTCGCCGAGTCACCCAGATGGCTCATATCCAAGGGAATGGTAAAGGACAGTGTGACCCAAGGGGAGGAGAACAAGGGTGTAACGTGGAGGGATCTGTTGAGGGGGAAGATAGGGGTGACATTGGTGTCCCTCTCTGCTATATGGTTCCTTTTCGACGTAGCGTCCTACGGCATAGGGCTTTACTACCCTTCCCTGCTTAGGGAGTTCGCCTTCCCGTCGGAGTACGAAACACTTTACGGAACTATGCTAATATCCTTGGGAGCGCTTGCGGGGTACTTGGTAGCTGAGAGCGTTGTAGACTCGTTAGGCAGGAGGTTCACCTTGATTGTGGGACTGCTATCCATGTCTGTCCTACTGCTGATGGGTGGTGTTACGTCAGTGACTGGTGCTTCCCTCGTACCTTACTTCATGTTCTTCGTTGCCATGGAGCAGTGGGCTGGTGCAGTGACTTTGTTTTACCCCACAGAGGTATTCCCAACTTCTGTCAGGTCTACCGCTCAGGGGATTACGACCGCTTTCAGCAGGGTAGGTGCAGTTCTAGGGGTCTTCCTCTTCCCGTCTATGGTTAAGGGACTAGAGCTATCACATTCCCTAATGCTCTTCGGTTTAACCTCAGCTCTCGCCTTGGTGATAAGCGTGATAGTCGTGAAGGAGACTAAATCCAAGAGACTTGAAGACATAGCGTTAAGCCAGAAGAGTTAA
- a CDS encoding MBL fold metallo-hydrolase produces MLQVHKPYVIGEDANHKFVWLGLDESESEKGILTNQYLVIDGDEAALIDPGGYFVFERVFNNVQNFVEPEKVTKVMYSHQDPDVIGSLNLLLDMFPNASFYVSALWERFIPHLGVSVKDRIVDIPDEGMEINVGKSKVKAIPAHFMHSPGNFHYYDPTLKIYFSGDMGAAVYPEGTWYLIVENFDEHRKYMEPFHRRYIASRKAIDLWQRRISNLEIEVVAPQHGSIFMGENAKKFISWLTSLDKVGLDLW; encoded by the coding sequence ATGCTTCAAGTTCATAAACCGTACGTGATAGGAGAGGACGCAAACCACAAGTTCGTCTGGTTAGGGCTGGACGAGAGCGAGAGTGAAAAAGGGATACTAACTAACCAATACCTTGTAATTGACGGGGACGAGGCTGCATTGATAGACCCAGGAGGATATTTCGTGTTCGAGAGGGTCTTCAACAACGTCCAGAACTTCGTTGAACCGGAAAAGGTGACCAAGGTCATGTACAGCCACCAAGACCCTGACGTTATAGGTTCACTCAACCTGCTTCTGGACATGTTCCCCAACGCTTCATTTTACGTGTCGGCACTCTGGGAAAGGTTCATCCCACACCTCGGAGTTTCGGTCAAAGACAGGATAGTAGATATACCAGACGAGGGAATGGAGATAAACGTGGGCAAGTCCAAGGTGAAGGCTATTCCTGCTCACTTCATGCACTCGCCGGGTAACTTCCACTACTACGACCCTACCTTGAAGATCTACTTCTCCGGAGACATGGGGGCTGCAGTTTACCCTGAGGGCACATGGTATCTAATAGTGGAGAACTTCGATGAGCACAGGAAGTACATGGAACCCTTCCACAGGAGGTACATAGCGTCAAGGAAGGCAATAGACCTCTGGCAGAGGAGGATCTCAAATCTGGAGATCGAGGTCGTGGCCCCTCAGCACGGTTCCATATTCATGGGTGAGAACGCTAAGAAGTTCATAAGTTGGCTCACATCTCTGGACAAAGTAGGGTTGGATCTCTGGTGA
- a CDS encoding sulfocyanin-like copper-binding protein: MNRNYVVPLVTLLLVLTASFFYLETSKQTSQSQESVTSTTSTTNVTTTHLPDGAKILPHKGHEVFLHLCVNPNVNGGVNINGTVNGMLKVYIPEGWTVNISLYDGSELPHNLNVVRNTTPVPNSVYIAHDGEILATVGGSPSTYDSSFVQPGEAAYTLWDSSPGVYWLACGFPGHAEMGMWAVMVVSNVSVPYSLEG, translated from the coding sequence ATGAACAGGAATTACGTTGTACCATTGGTTACCTTACTCCTGGTCTTGACAGCTTCGTTCTTTTACCTCGAGACCTCGAAACAGACGAGCCAATCTCAAGAGAGTGTCACCAGTACCACGTCGACTACAAACGTGACAACCACTCACCTCCCTGATGGAGCCAAGATCTTACCGCATAAGGGACACGAGGTCTTCCTGCATCTATGTGTCAACCCAAACGTTAACGGTGGTGTGAACATAAACGGGACTGTGAACGGCATGTTGAAGGTCTACATACCTGAAGGTTGGACTGTGAACATATCCCTTTACGACGGAAGCGAGTTACCGCACAACTTAAACGTGGTGAGAAACACTACTCCCGTCCCCAACTCAGTTTACATAGCACATGACGGTGAAATCCTAGCTACAGTAGGAGGTTCCCCATCGACTTACGACAGCTCCTTCGTGCAACCGGGAGAGGCCGCATACACGCTGTGGGACTCCTCACCTGGGGTCTACTGGTTAGCCTGCGGTTTCCCGGGCCATGCAGAGATGGGGATGTGGGCTGTCATGGTTGTGTCCAACGTGAGCGTCCCCTATTCCCTAGAGGGCTGA
- a CDS encoding putative integrase, which produces MRKGRHYVYKVEHEEGNVRETYVGPLTDVVESYIKLKSG; this is translated from the coding sequence ATGAGGAAAGGTCGGCATTACGTTTACAAGGTAGAGCATGAGGAAGGTAACGTAAGGGAAACTTACGTAGGACCTTTAACCGATGTAGTTGAATCGTATATCAAATTGAAATCAGGGTAG